The following DNA comes from Syntrophales bacterium.
CTGCCCGCTTGCTCGCTCATGATAGAAAAGCGGCGCTTCCGGTTCTCTGAATCCCCCCCAGAGAAAGGGACAAAAAACAATCGGGTATTGCAGCCCCTTACTCTTGTGAATCGTCACGATCTCCACCGCGGCGCTGTCGGTCTCCAGACGAAGCTGATGTTCCTCCCCTGCCGGATTGTCCATCTTCCGGGCAAACCATTGGAGAAGAAGATCCAAGGTCATATTTTTCTCTTCCGCCTCTTTTTGCAGCGCCTCGGCCAGGTGCAGGAGGTTTGTCAAACGACGTTCTCCCCCGGCAAACGAAAGCAGCCGCTCCCTTACGCCCTCCCGATCGATAAAAAATCGGAACATCCTCAATAATCCGGCGTTCTCCGATAATTCGTGATAACGTTGGAATTTCTGATGCCAATCTTCCCATAGGACTTCATCCGCCTTAAGGGCGTTCAGCGCCTGGAGATCACACCCAATCATATCGGCTGCCAGCGCTGCCAGCATAAGATCATCCCGATCCGGAAAACGGACGGCTAACAGAAACCGCTCCATTTCCGCCGCCTCATGCGACGAAAAAATGCTTTCTGCACTATGCAGAACGGCCGGTATTTTCAGCTCGGCAAGGGCATCCCGGCAGAGGATCGCCTCCTGGTTTGTACGAACAAGGATCGCAATATCCTCTGCCTGCACCCTCCGCTTGCCGATGGTCGCCTTTCCCGCTCTGCCGGAAACAATGAGTCTTGCAATTTCAGCGGCGAGAGCCCTGGCGATCCGGGGTCGGGCAACGCCCCGGGACAGAGGTTTTCCATCTCCAGCATCTATTAACCAACACATCATAGGTGGTTCATAGATGCCATTAATAATTAATTTATTTATAAAACAATCACTTCCGGAAGAGGCATCCCGATACTCGATCTCCGGAAAAACGAACGGCGCCGTTCGCATGGAAAAGAGCGTGTTTACGGCCTTGATCAGAGTGGGTTCGGAGCGCCAGTTGGCTGTGAGGGTATAAACAGAATCCACCTCTCGGCCCGCTGCCAGATAGGCAAAAATATCCGCGCCGCGAAAGCTGTAAATAGCCTGTTTGGGATCGCCAATCAGAAAAAGGATGTTCCCGGCATCGCGAAAGACCTCTGAAAAGATTGCGTATTGAACCGGGTCGGTATCCTGAAACTCGTCAATCAGCGCGGCTCTGTACTGTTTGCGGAGAGCCGCCGTCAAATGTTTCCCCCCATTTCGGAAAAGGGCATGCCGGAGGCGGAGGAGTAAATCGTCAAAATACTGAACATTGTGGTCCTGTTTTTTCAGCGGCAGCTCTTTTGTCAGCGTCAGCAGCAATTCCCTCTTTACATAAAGCAGACGTTTCTCCAGAATTTCCTGCAATTTTCCGGAAAGAAACAATATTTGCTGGCACAGCTCAAAAAATGGATGTTCCGGAGGGGTTGTCCCCTTGCGTACCGCCGAAGCGATAAAGGCGGCGGAAAATTTCTTGAAAAAGTCGCAGGGAAAAAGCGACGGCGCCCCCGGAGAAAGAAAAATATCCATTTCCGAGATCAGCGCTGCAACCCTTTCGCCATAAATATTTTTTTTCAACGCCGGATTCATAAGAAGTTTTGCCGACTCTCCGCGAAAGGAAGGCCACTGATCGCGCAGCTCGGACAGCCTCTGTTTCAAATCGGCGACTATAGATTCCTGCCTTTCCTGAACGGGCGGCTCCGTTTCCGGAAGTATTAGCAAATCTTCGGAAATGTGACTGTTTCGAGAAAATTTAAGCAGGCTGCTCGGATCGATTTTACGATTCAGCGCATAGGCTGCAAATTCCTGAGAGGTTTCGTAGAAATTCCTCCTCCAGAAATCCTCTACTACCTCTTCCCTGAGCTTGAGGTCATCGGTTATCAGCTCCGTATCAAAAAGCTCGCCGCTCGCGAAGGCATTTTCCTGCAACACCCTTCGGCAAAAGCTGTGGATCGTGTAAATTGCCGCCTCGTCGAAATCGGCAAGCGCCCTGGTCAACCGTTCAACCGCCCTTGCTCGTTCTTCGGCTTTTGCCAATTTTTGGGAAAGCCCGGCAAGAAAACCGTCCGCTCCCGTGTCGTTTTTCAATATTCTGAGCGCTGCGCTTATGACCTTGCGGATTCTATCGGTAAGTTCGTTAGTCGCGGCAACGGTGTATGTGACAACAAGGATTTCTTTTACCGATAAGCCCGCCTCTATCAAAAGGCGTAGGTAAATTACTGTTATGGCATGTGTCTTTCCTGTTCCAGCTCCGGCTTCAATAAGGTTCGCACCCCGTAAGGGGGCGTTGAGGGGGTCAAACTCCCCCCTAAAAAAAAACTTATTGTCTTTCATCTTTCCAGCCTCTTTTTGCAGGCAAGAAGCGGCTGGAAAACCATGAGCGCCGTTTCCTGAAACGCACCGTCCCTGAAAGGCGGTTCATCGCCGAAGCATCGCTGGCAATAGGGGTCGTTAATCTCCCCATAGGCATATTCTTTGTCCGCCCAGGTTGTCATCGCCCGCCTCAGGGCCTCCTCTTCACTTTTTCCTCCGTACATGGCCTCGGCATAGCTAAGAGACGTCTCCGGGAAAAAAGGCAGCGGCCGACGCAGGCCGGCGGAGTACAGACCGAGGAGTTCTTCCAGTAGAGCCGCCGCATTTTCAGGCCGTGCAAAAACCCATCCCCCCTCTCGCCCGAAAAACAGCGCTGGCAGTGAGAATCCCTCCTCTGCAACGGAGATAAGCAACAGCTCAATCCAGATTCCGAGTAAATCCCGGGCGCGAATTTTACCAAACCGGTACTTCAGAAGACCAGATTCGGTCAGATATTTTAACCTTCCGGTCACGCGCAGTCCGGCGATCGCCAGATCAACGTCAACAATCATTTTTTGAACATTAATTTTCGATTTCTTCCCCCAGTCGGGAATGGTTTTCAATAATTCTACTAATTCGCTTACCTCGCCGGCCAAGGATTCATATTCACAGAACCCGACGGTTCCGTGAGGAAGACTCCCCGCAGCCGTCAAGACGGGATAAAGTTCCTGTAGGTCTCCTCCTTGAACGGCATACGCCAGCATAGTTTCCGCCGTCTGGAATCCTGCAAGCCCGCCAATGCGGAACAGCTCTTTTTCGGGAAGGATTTCATACCCGTTTTCGAAGGTAAGGCCAATCCTCTTTTTCAGCAGATATCGTGACGGATTGCTGAAAAATGACTGCAAATTGGCAATGCCGACTTCCCGCCAACCCACCTCCGGTTCGGGGAGCGGGTCGGTAAAAAACTCCTTCTTTAACCGGCACTCCTGAAATCGCAGATTAATGTCCATAATAAGCGCCCGGGCCGCTCTCAGATTTTCACGGGAATAGCTGAACAGTTTTGAGTTATTAGAGAAATATTCGGGATGAAATGCCTGCAAATGGTGCAATGTAAACAGTTGTTCCCGCAGTGTCCCCGCCTCAGCGCTGAATCCCTCCTCCAGACAGTCGAGCAGCTCCGATACCACCCCGGACGGGGGAATGACGCTGTTGTCTTCGCTGCTGAGCCCGGTATAACTTATGTAAAATGTTTTACGGGCGGACAGCAGCGCTTCCAAAAACAGGTAGCGATCCTCGTCCCTTTGCGAGGGGTCCCCCGGTCGCGGTTTTTTGGCCATCAGATCGAAATCAACGGCGGCAGAGCGCCGGGGAAAATCGCCATTGTTCATCCCGAGCAGACAGACAATCCGAAAAGGAATACTCCGCATCGGGAGCATCGAGCAGAATGTAACCCCGCCCCGCAGATATCCGTAAGGATGAATCGTTTTCTGGAGATAATTCTGAAAAAGAGCTTTTGCCGTTAAAAATTCAACATTCCCAGTGAACATGGCCCTGTTTTCCATGGCCCCTGTCTCTTCGACTTGTTTGCGCAAAAGGTGAAGGTCTTCTTCGTCGTCCTGGCCGCCGGATGATTCAAAAAGTGAGTTGATCATTGACAAGAAACAAAGCGCCCACGCTTTAAGGGAACGGGGCGCCATAAGGGTCTTGCGAAGCGAGATTATTGTTTCAACAAAGGAAATTAATCGTCCCAGGATTTCCCCGTCGCTGCCTTCGATGTCTCCATACGGCACAATTCCGGCAAACATGCCCGCATCGCCAGGCAATGCATACCCTAACAGCAGACGCTCCAGCCCCATTTGCCAGGTGTTTTCACTGGTAGCAGGCAGACCGGACATTTTGCGATCGAGAGCGTCCGTCCCCCAACGGATTCCCGATTCCACTGCCCAGCGGCGCATCAGCTCCACCTCTTGCTCTCCCAATTCAAAGCGTCTTCTTACGGGAGGAAAATCGAGCAGTGCCATAACATCGGCAAGGACAAAGCGGCCCTTCAGAAGCTCCAGGACGGCAAGCAGCGCCCGAACAAAGGGGTTGCCCCTGGTCAGTCCCCGGTCAGCAATACTGAAGGGAATCTCCCTGCCTCCAAAAACCGCCTCAATAAACGACCCGTATGCTTCTATCCGGGGCGACATGACAACGACATCCGTCGGCAAAAGCCCCGGTTCTTGGGAAAATATTTCCAGGAGCTGATCGTAAAGCACCTCTACTTCCCGCAGGGGACTATGGCAGGAATGGATTTGGATTGATTTGTCGCACGAAGACAGCATAACTGCGGGGGCGTCGGCGCCGCGATCACGCAGATTCAGGATGTCCGACTGAACGATCTCTAAAAGCGCATTTTCCCCGGGATCAGAAAATTTATCTGTAATATCGAAGGAAAACTGGAGAAGCTGCGCATAAAAATCCCGACCGCAACGGCCAAAAGAGGAAAGCAGTTTGTTCCCCCGCTGCAGGTAGAGATCATCGCTGGTGGCTGTTTTCCAGGACGTATTTTCCCGCACCCGCTTTACCATCATCCCCATCTCCCGTTCCGAACGTATATCCGTCCAAAACTCCCGGCTGGGGTTCAAAAAAAATCCATTTATCTGAATTGCCCGGGAAAGAAGCTTAAAGATGTCCAGATAGAGGGGGGGCAGATTGGAGATGCCGAATATCGAGATCCTCTCAGGAAGAAGCGAACGCACCGTCTGCTGGTTTAGTTGACTGGCAATGGTGGAGCGCAGGCCGCCGATATGCTCAGCCCGGCAGGAGGCGCGGATTTTTCTCCACATATCTGCCTGCCACCGTTCTTCGCCTGTTGAGCTGTCGCCCTTTTCCCAGGCGGCTATGGTCTCCGGACGATAGACCAGATAACGATCATAAACCATGGCCAGCATTGCAGAGAACTGGTATGCCCGCAAACCGCCGGAATCATCGGCAAGGTAGTTCCGGATTTCGAGATAGAGGGGATCACTCAGACAGGGCGGCAGGGCCTCCATAATTCGCCATGTCAGGATATCGGGTTCGTACTCGTCGCCGATCGAGATCCCGGCGAGCTTAACCCCGCTTTCGTAAAGAAAAGCACGGGGAAAGGGAAATCGGACATTCGCAGAGACGCCGTTTCTCTCTGCCAAACGCATCGAAACCCAGTGTTGCATCCCCTTGTTATGTACAACGACAATCTCGCTTTGGAGGGGATTTAAAAGGGGAGTATGCATGACATCGGCAAGCACATCCGCGAGCGTTTCAAGCCTGTTTCCCCAATAAATGTTGAAACCGCCCATGAATATCTGCCCCCGATGCCACAGAAAACTTCAGCTTGTCCTTCCGGCTTAAAACTTTTCCTTGATCAGCATTGTAGTCGGATCGAGCAACGCCGATTCGCTAACGGCGCCGCTTCCCCGCAGAACCTTTATATGAACGTCGGCATGTTCATGCCGAAGCTCCATGATGATTTCAAACAATTCTGCAAACGGGGCAAAGGAGGAGGGCAAACTATCCGCGACCGGCTCTTCATGACGGTGGGTCTGAACGGTGAACCATGCCTGCATCCCGCGTTTTTCCGCCAGTTTTTTTAGTTCTTTGATATCCGAAATTCTCGAATCTTCGAAGTTCAGACCGTCAATGATCATGATGGAGGGAGAAAATATCCCCTGCTCGGAGAGATCGTTCAGTCGTTCCTCCAATTTAGGAACGCTGAAACCCTCGACACGGAAGGTCATGATAAAGCGATTGGGCAGCAGAGACTCTAAAAAAGCGGCTTTATTGACCCTTTCGTCACCGGCGGCAAGGAGACGGAAAAGCTCATTATACCAAATATTTACCTTGTCAACTGGATCGTTGAGGCTGATATGGAGAACCTTTTTTTCATTGAGCAGCCCGCTTAAGGCCAGTTGCACCAGAAAGGCTGTTTTGCCTACCCCGGCGCGGGCCAGAACCGCACCGAAACCACCTTTGGGAAGGATTTCTTCTGACTCAAAACCGAGTTGACGCATGGTGTTGCGAAGGATCATTTCCTGTTTAATCATGGCGTGACTCCTGTCTTTGAATTCAAAAATACGTTATCATTATTGTTTATATCCACACCCCTGACTTCATGCCTCGCTTTTTTTCTTCTGGGCAAATTCCTCGGCGAGTTTTTCCGCGACTGACTGCGGAACCTGCCGGTAGATGGAAAATTCCATCGTAAACTGCGCCTTTCCCTGAGTCGAAGAGCGCAACACCGTGGAGAATCCAAACATTTCGGAAAGGGGCACCTGAGATTCGACCACCGTCATTACCCCCTCGTCCTGGGCGCCTACGATCATCCCGCGCCGCTGATTGAGCAGGCCCATGACAGAACCCTGAAACTCCGTCGGCGTTTCGACGACAACCTTCATGATCGGCTCCTGAATTACCGCTTTTGCCCTTGCATACCCCTCGCGGAAGGCGCCGCGGGCGGCAGCCTGAAAGGCCATTTCCGACGAGTCAACCGCATGGTAAGCCCCATCGTTGATGACGACCCTGACGCCGGTCACCGGAAACTCCATCTTCGGCCCCTTGGCCATCGAAAGCTGAAAGCCCTTTTCGCAAGCGGGAATAAAATTGGTCGGGATCAAACCGCCCTTGATCTGATTGTCGAAGATGAAATCCTCGTCGCCCTCGGTTATCGGCTCCATATAGCCGGCAACCCGCCCGTACTGGCCGGAGCCGCCGGTCTGCTTCTTGTGCGTATAATTGAATTCGCCCCGCTGGGTTATCGTCTCGCGATACGCGACGCGCGGCTTGCTTGTTTCGACTTCCGCATCGTACTCCCTTTTCATCCGCTCAACGTATATTTCCAGATGCAGCTCGCCCATCCCCTCAATGATCGTTTCCAGCGTTTCCTCGTCCACATGGGCGTGAAACGTCGGGTCTTCCTTGGTAAAGCGGTTGAGCGCCTTGGACATGTTTATCTGCGCCTTGTTGTCCTTCGGAACAATGGCCAGCGAAATAACCGGTTTGGGAACAAACATCGAGGTCATCGTCAGGTTGAGTCCAGGAGCAACAAACGTATCTCCGGAGGAACACTCGATTCCAAAAAGCGCCCCGATAACCCCGGCAGAGACTGACTCCATGTCTTCCATCTGATCGGCATGCATCCGCACAACGCGCCCCACCTTGGTCTTTTTACCGGTGCGCGTGTTGACAATGGTCGCGCCCTTTTCCAGGATGCCCTGATAAACGCGGATATAGGTAAGCTGCCCGTAATGTCCCTCTTCCAGTTTGAACGCCAGGGCAACAATCGGCTTTGTCGGATCAGAGTCAAGAACAACCGGCGCCTCATCGTGATTCAGATCAAGGGCGGTGTTCACTACCTCGTCCGGAGAGGGCAGATAGTTGATAACTGCGTCTAAAAGCGGCTGAACGGCCTTATTTTTGTAGGCAGAGCCGATGAAAACCGGGGTCATTTTTCTTGTCAGGGCGCCT
Coding sequences within:
- the recB gene encoding exodeoxyribonuclease V subunit beta encodes the protein MKDNKFFFRGEFDPLNAPLRGANLIEAGAGTGKTHAITVIYLRLLIEAGLSVKEILVVTYTVAATNELTDRIRKVISAALRILKNDTGADGFLAGLSQKLAKAEERARAVERLTRALADFDEAAIYTIHSFCRRVLQENAFASGELFDTELITDDLKLREEVVEDFWRRNFYETSQEFAAYALNRKIDPSSLLKFSRNSHISEDLLILPETEPPVQERQESIVADLKQRLSELRDQWPSFRGESAKLLMNPALKKNIYGERVAALISEMDIFLSPGAPSLFPCDFFKKFSAAFIASAVRKGTTPPEHPFFELCQQILFLSGKLQEILEKRLLYVKRELLLTLTKELPLKKQDHNVQYFDDLLLRLRHALFRNGGKHLTAALRKQYRAALIDEFQDTDPVQYAIFSEVFRDAGNILFLIGDPKQAIYSFRGADIFAYLAAGREVDSVYTLTANWRSEPTLIKAVNTLFSMRTAPFVFPEIEYRDASSGSDCFINKLIINGIYEPPMMCWLIDAGDGKPLSRGVARPRIARALAAEIARLIVSGRAGKATIGKRRVQAEDIAILVRTNQEAILCRDALAELKIPAVLHSAESIFSSHEAAEMERFLLAVRFPDRDDLMLAALAADMIGCDLQALNALKADEVLWEDWHQKFQRYHELSENAGLLRMFRFFIDREGVRERLLSFAGGERRLTNLLHLAEALQKEAEEKNMTLDLLLQWFARKMDNPAGEEHQLRLETDSAAVEIVTIHKSKGLQYPIVFCPFLWGGFREPEAPLFYHERASGQVCDLGSDEYPAHLRQTRKELLAEEIRLFYVALTRAVNSCTFVWGWINKAGTSAPAYLLHGEEDGEEEDIVTAAAKNYHGLSGDSVRARMQEIVAASQGAIELLPLPDCEGITALPRSSAAAAPVCREFDGVIDRSWRVASFSYLAGGGGQAGEYPDRDAMDNPQVSFPEREEKIDEDDPILNFPPGSRSGVLLHEILEQCDFTKRPEPVLPDAVVVKLRENGFNPGLQGTVLEMIDRVIHHPLIIMNINRRFPDIPDGEAPGELIAGTGSDRNKQAEKQEIISLSEIGTKQRLNELEFYFPLKNLSQDRLRDIFSESGVFAENPRPDDFIYSLRRIQFEPLRGFMKGFMDMVFNWKGRWFLVDWKSNFLGKSRLDYRRDKLPAAMAEHKYMLQYYIYLLALHAYLKLRQPDYDYRRHFGGVFYLFLRGMNPAWGGEYGVYYDLPAPDSLFFLSRELMGPPE
- the recC gene encoding exodeoxyribonuclease V subunit gamma, which encodes MGGFNIYWGNRLETLADVLADVMHTPLLNPLQSEIVVVHNKGMQHWVSMRLAERNGVSANVRFPFPRAFLYESGVKLAGISIGDEYEPDILTWRIMEALPPCLSDPLYLEIRNYLADDSGGLRAYQFSAMLAMVYDRYLVYRPETIAAWEKGDSSTGEERWQADMWRKIRASCRAEHIGGLRSTIASQLNQQTVRSLLPERISIFGISNLPPLYLDIFKLLSRAIQINGFFLNPSREFWTDIRSEREMGMMVKRVRENTSWKTATSDDLYLQRGNKLLSSFGRCGRDFYAQLLQFSFDITDKFSDPGENALLEIVQSDILNLRDRGADAPAVMLSSCDKSIQIHSCHSPLREVEVLYDQLLEIFSQEPGLLPTDVVVMSPRIEAYGSFIEAVFGGREIPFSIADRGLTRGNPFVRALLAVLELLKGRFVLADVMALLDFPPVRRRFELGEQEVELMRRWAVESGIRWGTDALDRKMSGLPATSENTWQMGLERLLLGYALPGDAGMFAGIVPYGDIEGSDGEILGRLISFVETIISLRKTLMAPRSLKAWALCFLSMINSLFESSGGQDDEEDLHLLRKQVEETGAMENRAMFTGNVEFLTAKALFQNYLQKTIHPYGYLRGGVTFCSMLPMRSIPFRIVCLLGMNNGDFPRRSAAVDFDLMAKKPRPGDPSQRDEDRYLFLEALLSARKTFYISYTGLSSEDNSVIPPSGVVSELLDCLEEGFSAEAGTLREQLFTLHHLQAFHPEYFSNNSKLFSYSRENLRAARALIMDINLRFQECRLKKEFFTDPLPEPEVGWREVGIANLQSFFSNPSRYLLKKRIGLTFENGYEILPEKELFRIGGLAGFQTAETMLAYAVQGGDLQELYPVLTAAGSLPHGTVGFCEYESLAGEVSELVELLKTIPDWGKKSKINVQKMIVDVDLAIAGLRVTGRLKYLTESGLLKYRFGKIRARDLLGIWIELLLISVAEEGFSLPALFFGREGGWVFARPENAAALLEELLGLYSAGLRRPLPFFPETSLSYAEAMYGGKSEEEALRRAMTTWADKEYAYGEINDPYCQRCFGDEPPFRDGAFQETALMVFQPLLACKKRLER
- a CDS encoding AAA family ATPase, translated to MIKQEMILRNTMRQLGFESEEILPKGGFGAVLARAGVGKTAFLVQLALSGLLNEKKVLHISLNDPVDKVNIWYNELFRLLAAGDERVNKAAFLESLLPNRFIMTFRVEGFSVPKLEERLNDLSEQGIFSPSIMIIDGLNFEDSRISDIKELKKLAEKRGMQAWFTVQTHRHEEPVADSLPSSFAPFAELFEIIMELRHEHADVHIKVLRGSGAVSESALLDPTTMLIKEKF
- the fusA gene encoding elongation factor G, with protein sequence MSTMIEKIRNIGISAHIDSGKTTLTERILFYTKRIHAIHDVKGKDGVGATMDSMELEKERGITIASAATFCQWKDYEINIIDTPGHVDFTIEVERSLRVLDGAVLVLCSVGGVQSQSITVDMQMKRYNVPCIAFINKCDRSGANPERVVSQLRSKLGHNAVAMQIPIGLEANFQGVVDLLSMKALYFDGANGEIIRVEEVPSELLAAARSKREELIDAASLFSDELTEAILGETEVTEEMIAKAVRRGALTRKMTPVFIGSAYKNKAVQPLLDAVINYLPSPDEVVNTALDLNHDEAPVVLDSDPTKPIVALAFKLEEGHYGQLTYIRVYQGILEKGATIVNTRTGKKTKVGRVVRMHADQMEDMESVSAGVIGALFGIECSSGDTFVAPGLNLTMTSMFVPKPVISLAIVPKDNKAQINMSKALNRFTKEDPTFHAHVDEETLETIIEGMGELHLEIYVERMKREYDAEVETSKPRVAYRETITQRGEFNYTHKKQTGGSGQYGRVAGYMEPITEGDEDFIFDNQIKGGLIPTNFIPACEKGFQLSMAKGPKMEFPVTGVRVVINDGAYHAVDSSEMAFQAAARGAFREGYARAKAVIQEPIMKVVVETPTEFQGSVMGLLNQRRGMIVGAQDEGVMTVVESQVPLSEMFGFSTVLRSSTQGKAQFTMEFSIYRQVPQSVAEKLAEEFAQKKKSEA